The DNA sequence GCTGCAACCCGATATTGGCGACCACAGCAGCCTGCCCATAATCCTTGCACCGTGAATCAATCGCCAGCTGTTGACGGGTTTGGGAATGTGCACCATCGGCCACCACCAGCAGATCGGCACTGATCATCTCTACGGCATCCGTGTCATCGGAAGAAACCTGCAACTGCATACCGCGACTCGACGGGCTGACGGCCGCGACCTGAGCCGGTGCTGTCAACTCGACATCCGGCGCCCGCTGCAGCGCAGCCATCAATACGTCGCCCAGCTGGCGGTTCTCGACCACATAACCCAGCGCGGGCAGGTTCTGTTCGGCAGCCGTGAGCCGCGTCCTGCCAAAATGGCCCCGATCTGAAACGTGTACTTGACGGATCTCGGTGAGACCTTCATCCAGTGATTGCCAGAGCCCCAGCAACTCAAAAATTTCCCGGCTGCTGTGAGAAAGCGCTGTAGAGCGCCCGTCGAAACTCGGCGGCAGGGTTGCATTGCTATGCAGGGGAAAGGATTCAATGACCCGGATGCGCCAGCCTGCCTTCAGGTGGGACAGCAGCAAGGCCAGACTGACCCCCACCATGCCACCGCCGACAATAGCGATATCCACCGCAGATTCGGAGGCAGCGCGGCCCGTCATTTGCCGGCCATCAGGGTTTCAATATCACTGGTTGTCTTGGGCGCATCGGCGCTCAGCACTACCGCGCCCGCACCACTCAACAGGATGTCATCTTCAATACGTATGCCAATGCCCCGCCAGCGTTCATCGACCCGGGTATTATCCCTGGCAATATAAATCCCGGGTTCGACGGTCAGAACCATCCCGGACTCCAGCAATCGCCACTCATCGTGCACCTTGTAATCGCCCACATCGTGGACATCCATACCCAGCCAATGGCCGGCGCGGTGCATATAGAAGTCGCGATAGGCGCCGGTTTCAACCAGCTCATTCCGCTCACCATCGAGAATACCCAGTTCAACCAGACCGTCAGTGATGACTCTCACCGTGGTCTGGTGAGGTTCATTCCAGTGATTGCCCGGTTTACAGGCTTCGATGGCTTCAAGCTGGGCCTGCAATACCACGTCATAAATCGCTTTCTGTTCAGCCGAGAAACGGCCGTTCACCGGGAATGTGCGGGTAATGTCAGAGGCATAGTGCTCCAGCTCACATCCTGCATCGATCAATACGAGGTCACCACTGGTCAGCTTGGCACTGTTTTCCACGTAGTGAAGAATACAGCCGTTGGCACCCCCACCGACGATAGAGTTGTAGGCCGGGAAACGTGCACCGGCCATGGCGAATTCGTGTTCGATCTCGGCCTGCAACTGATACTCGTACATGCCCGGACGACAGACCTGCATGGCGCGGCAATGGGCTCTGGCAGAAATACTCGCCGCCGCCCGCATGATCTTCTGCTCACCGGCACTCTTGAATAACCGCAACTCATGTAAAAAATGATCGAGATCGACAAGCTCCCCCGGCGGACTGGCCCCGGCCCTCGAGCGGGAACGGATACTGTTGATCCACTCCATAAGGTGGCGATCGAAAGAGGGATCCCGACCCATTGCGTAATAGACCTTTTCTCGGCCCTCGAGCAGACCCGGCAGAATGTCGTCAATATCGTCGATGGGGAACGCGTCGTCTGCACCGTATTCGCTGCATGCTCCCTCCGGACCAGCCCGGTAGCCATCCCATATTTCGCGCTCGGGATTGCGCTCCCGGCAAAACAGGAGGAACTGGCCCTGTTCGCGACCGGGGATGAGTACCAGCACGGCCTCGGGCTCCGAAAAACCGGTCAGATAATAAAAATCACTATCCTGCCGATAGGGGTAATGCGTATCCCGATTACGAATGCGCTCGGCAGCGCCGGTGATGACGGCAATGCTGTTATCTGTCATCAGCTCCATAAGCGTCCGGCGGCGGCGGGCAAATTCCTGCTTGCTGATCATATGATTACGGTGTCTCCGGACAAGATCCTGGCGGTAAAAATCTAGTGAAGTGTTGGGGATAGGGGGTCATCGACTTTCTTGTTCAACTCCGCATAGACCAATAGTACGGCCACCCTGACGTATTCGACCAGTTCAGTATAACTGACCTCGTCTTCTTCACTTTCTTCATCCAGGGTTCCGATCTGGGAAATGGCGGCCAGATCACCCAGCGCATCGGCGATATCCCCGGTCAACGTCGCGTCTTCGGAAAGTCCGGCGCTGCCGAGACCGAACAGGAAGCCCTGACACCATTCTCCCAATGACAGCAGGCGCTGATTCAGCTCCACTTCGTCACCTGGCAGCAAGGGTTGAAACTCATAGGTGCCACTGCTGATCGATTCAAGTGACAAAAGGTGCAGATCCGGCAATACGTCGCCGAGATCCTCCACCCGCTCCCTGACCACATCAAGCAACTGGCAGGCCATGGTGATTAATTCTTCTCCCCCGGCATGCTGGCCGCCACTGATACGACCACACAACAAGCCATGCAACTCTGCAGGGCTACCCGGCAAATTCGCGCGTAAAAACGCATCGGCAATGTCATTAAAGTCCATATCCACCTGTATTTCCGGCAAGCAAATGAAGGGGGAATCCTACCACCCTTCCAAAGGCCAAGCATCCCGCCGTATGACAGAAATAAAAACCCCAGCCTCCATAACAGACTAGACAATATTTCTCGAAGCACTGTAAGGATTATTGACCGGCGTGTTAGGGCACAATATAGTGGTCTGCAATTATATTCACGGTTGGGTCCATGTCAGAAGATTTACAAACCCTTGAACAGAAAATTGATCGACTGATCAATATCTGTGCGCGCCTGCAGAAAGAAAACCTCTCCCTGCGCGAGCGTGAATCAACCCTTTTAAAGGAACGCAGCAAGCTCCTGGAAAAAAATGAACTGGCTCGCAACCGGGTTGAGCACATGATTGTCAGACTCAAAAACCTCAATAACGAAGGCTGAACCGGATGAACCCGCAGACTGTCAACATCCGCATTCTCGACAAGGAATATCAGGTCAGTTGTCCACCAGAAGAGCGCGATGCCCTGCTGCTCTCTGCCCGAGCACTGGATGAGCGCATGCGTTCAATCCGCAACAGTGGTGGCGTTATCGGACTGGAGCGTATTGCCGTGATGGCGGCATTGAACCTCACCTATGACCTGTCCAAGTTGGAAGCACAAACCGCCAGCCATAGCCTTTCCGCTGAGGCTTTTCAGCGTCTGGACCGTAAACTTTCCTCCGCCCTGGAAAGTTTTGAGCCTTCCACCTCCTCCTTTTAACGACTCTCTGAGCTATACTGTGAGGACGCCCTGGAGTGTTTGCCAGTCGACAAGTCCTTGAGCCGATAATCTGTAACCTGGAGGGTAACAGTCTGTACGGTGTGCAAGTCCGCGTGACGGAAAGCCTAAAGTATTGCGTTACCCACCACCTTGAACTTTACGGTTCAAGGCCACATTGACAGCGGCACTTCCGGGGATCCTACAATCAACACCCAATAAGACCGAGCAGCGATGGACAACAAAGCCATTCGTAAAGAGATGCGCCAAAAACGCCAGTCGCTGTCCGCACCACAGCAAGCCGATGCCAGTCACGGACTTGCCCGGCAATTATGTCGGCTACCGGTCT is a window from the Porticoccus hydrocarbonoclasticus MCTG13d genome containing:
- a CDS encoding cell division protein ZapA, whose product is MNPQTVNIRILDKEYQVSCPPEERDALLLSARALDERMRSIRNSGGVIGLERIAVMAALNLTYDLSKLEAQTASHSLSAEAFQRLDRKLSSALESFEPSTSSF
- a CDS encoding UPF0149 family protein, with amino-acid sequence MDFNDIADAFLRANLPGSPAELHGLLCGRISGGQHAGGEELITMACQLLDVVRERVEDLGDVLPDLHLLSLESISSGTYEFQPLLPGDEVELNQRLLSLGEWCQGFLFGLGSAGLSEDATLTGDIADALGDLAAISQIGTLDEESEEDEVSYTELVEYVRVAVLLVYAELNKKVDDPLSPTLH
- the pepP gene encoding Xaa-Pro aminopeptidase translates to MISKQEFARRRRTLMELMTDNSIAVITGAAERIRNRDTHYPYRQDSDFYYLTGFSEPEAVLVLIPGREQGQFLLFCRERNPEREIWDGYRAGPEGACSEYGADDAFPIDDIDDILPGLLEGREKVYYAMGRDPSFDRHLMEWINSIRSRSRAGASPPGELVDLDHFLHELRLFKSAGEQKIMRAAASISARAHCRAMQVCRPGMYEYQLQAEIEHEFAMAGARFPAYNSIVGGGANGCILHYVENSAKLTSGDLVLIDAGCELEHYASDITRTFPVNGRFSAEQKAIYDVVLQAQLEAIEACKPGNHWNEPHQTTVRVITDGLVELGILDGERNELVETGAYRDFYMHRAGHWLGMDVHDVGDYKVHDEWRLLESGMVLTVEPGIYIARDNTRVDERWRGIGIRIEDDILLSGAGAVVLSADAPKTTSDIETLMAGK
- a CDS encoding TIGR02449 family protein; this translates as MSEDLQTLEQKIDRLINICARLQKENLSLRERESTLLKERSKLLEKNELARNRVEHMIVRLKNLNNEG